ACTGTTCATTGCCCTTATGATAGGTGTAGGTGGAGGTTGCATGCATACGCTATGCTAAAGAGCAAATTGATTCAGGTattacaactaattttttttttcaaattattTATCCATTCGATATTCAGATCATGTGTGTTGTTTCTTAATTATATTTGACATCATTTTTCATTTTGTTTCAGATAAAAAACAACCCACACGGGCACACTTGCCcacctggagggggagggggaaaaGACAAATCAAAGCTTGCAAAGACTAGGTGGGTGGCAGATGCAATCTTGGATTGGGTGAGGGAAACACCAACAATTGGTCCAACAACACTCCATGGGAAGCTATTTGAGAAGTACAAGATTAATATACCTTACATGAGGATTTTCTATGCTAAGGAAAGGGCTCTTGATAGGATCAATGGTCCATGGAATGAGAGTTTTCAGTTGCTTTACACCTTCAAAGCTGAAGTGAAGACGGCTAGTACAGGGAGTGTtgtagagattgacaagcatacAGTACAGTACAAATTAAAAGGGAAGACATTGGAGAAGGAGTGCTTCAGGAGGgcttttgtttgtttcaaggcttGCTGGCAGGGGTTTCTGAATGGTTGTAGGCCCTATTTGGCTATCGATGCAACTGCTTTGAATGGAAGATGGAGAGGCCAGCTAGCAGCAGCTTCTGCagttgatggacacaactggCTATTCCCAGTTGCATTTGGTGTGTTGGAGGCAGAGTCCGAGGAGAGTTGGGTCTGGTTTCTGCAGCAGTTGCGCAACATTATAGGTACACCCTCAGGTTTAGTTATACACACATATGCTTGCAAGGGTTTAGAAACTGTAGTAGAAATTGTATTCCCTGGAGTGGAACATAGGAATGTATGCAACTCCTAGCGCAGAATTTTAAAAAGAAATTCAAAGGCAAAGTTTATGATGAGAATCTATGGCCAGCATCATACACATGCAGCTTGAGGAAGCATGAGCACCATTTGAGAGTCATGAgaaatgtgctccaaatgagctcccaagctagggtaaacaaccccatttgtaatcaagtttttttggacctactctaaatgagccaaatattttttattaacacctattcaatctatatagtgtagattcgaagtatcactatttattgaattaatcttcatatttttacattttttttgaaaaaaatatacTTTAATAGAAAACCATTAAAAACACGTTtaaaatatgaaaatggaaaactaagttcagatccttcttattcactttgaaatcaagctttggtgattttttttatttttttttattttcaaaaacCGAAGGgaaccctacctcctctccttgGTCTCTATGAAATGTTGTACGTattagctcatatgtgtgaaggttttttcatgaaaatgtccATAGACAAAGTTTATGATTTTTTGCTGGTAACAAGACAACATTGTGTGCAggttatatatattttttgatttttttaaattaatggtgctcatttgacctcgatcgtgcTAGCTAGGTTTTTTTGTAAATGTCCGTATACctagtttagtatttttcctcgttagtgtgtcttatacaacgacgaacggcgaaggtttcatattatttttttaaattagttatgctcagtcaaagccttggaaaccccgttgaccagctcaaaaccccgCGGGGTTTCTCCTAACCCTAGCTCCAAACGCCAGCCGTCAGATCATACCCTAGCGCCAAGCGACATCCCTCAGATGTGGTCTTCTAGAAGGAATTTCGAGGGCAGGCTGCGTGTAGGCTCCGCGCCATTGGATCACATGGACGGCTCCGCATCATTGGATCCTGGGGCGATCCGCGAGAGTTGTTGGTTGTGCCTCCCCTTTCTTCTGCTgcttattctgcggcgacgagaGGATCCACTCCTCTGTTTCTTCTTCTTCGGCGACGAGAGGAGCCattcctctgcttc
The sequence above is a segment of the Aegilops tauschii subsp. strangulata cultivar AL8/78 chromosome 6, Aet v6.0, whole genome shotgun sequence genome. Coding sequences within it:
- the LOC109754611 gene encoding uncharacterized protein, whose translation is MSAAANSATSPLPSAPDVEVDAEPQHDDEDEIIFPELVDRVSQQTMEDEYPEEPSSRAKFDDTDDEEREENIDSLVLQEYDGEDMPTIEWNRENPQLTPGTVFESMVDCRNAVTTYCILTENSYEVDRSEPGRSTVHCPYDRCRWRLHAYAMLKSKLIQIKNNPHGHTCPPGGGGGKDKSKLAKTRWVADAILDWVRETPTIGPTTLHGKLFEKYKINIPYMRIFYAKERALDRINGPWNESFQLLYTFKAEVKTASTGSVVEIDKHTVQYKLKGKTLEKECFRRAFVCFKACWQGFLNGCRPYLAIDATALNGRWRGQLAAASAVDGHNWLFPVAFGVLEAESEESWVWFLQQLRNIIGTPSGLVIHTYACKGLETVVEIVFPGVEHRNVCNS